One Stenotrophomonas maltophilia R551-3 genomic window, TATGGGAGACGAAGAACCAGACAATACCCAAGCAGAACAGCGGGACCTTGCGCCGCAGTCCGAGGGCCACCAGCAGAAGCGCCAGCAGGGCCACACCCGACACCAGAGTGGAGACGGGATACAGCCAGCCGTGCGAGGGCTGAAAGTCGTCATAGTAGAACGTCAGCGCATTGGGCAGAGGCCAGAACACTTGGCCGAGGTACATGCACAAGATTCGCAACTGACTCAACAGGCGCTCATAGGTTCCGAAATCACGACCAAAATAGGTGTCGACCCAGTACGCCGGCGCAACCACGAACAAATAGCCCACCACGGCGGTGATCACGGCAACGATGCAGAGCAGCTTCCAGAAGCGCGCCACGCGTAGCGAGCGCGCCTGGAAAGCCAGCACTCCCCATTCCAGTAGGACGCCATAAGCAACCACTAGTACACCGGACTCCTTTGCAAGCACGCCAAGTAGTGCAAGGGGCAGGCATGCTACAAGCCATGGCCATGCGCATCCGCCCTGTATTTGACGCTCACGCGCCTGCAGGTAACACAGCAACGCTCCCAGCATGAAACTCGCCGCCAGCGTCTCCATCCGTTGCACGACGTACAGCACACTGGAAATCTGCAGGGGATGGACGGCCCAGATCAGCGCAACGAAAAAACTAATGCGCAGCGCCACGGCCGCCGGGACAACTCGCAGATGATTCAGGATCCGCCGTGTAAGAAGCAGCACAAGAACGACATTGATCAGATGGACGAGTAGTCCAACCAGTTTGTAAGCCCAAGGATCCAGCCCACTCCCAACGTAGTTCAGCGCGAAGCTGACCATCGACAGCGGCCGCGCGCCCAGCAAACCACCTGGATCGAACGATGTGGCTGCCCTCCAGAGCTCCGGCCAACCCAGCTTCTCCACATGAATGGCGCTGTTGTCAACAATCGTGCCGAAGTCATCAAAGATGAAGGGCCCCCTCAGCCCCGGCCAGAAAATGCCAGCCACCAGGACCAAGAGGACAGCCATCCATACGCGAGGCGAAGCGATCAGATCTTTCGCGCGCGATTCATTCAACACCATGGACATCAGTTGCAGTCACGAGGCCAGAGATAAGCAGGGATGTTCGCATCAACTTTGCACTGCCAATTGCCGGACATATTACGTGCAATCTGCACCGTCTTTCCGTTGACTAACGGATTGCCCTTAAGGCGACACTGGATACTTCCGGTTTCCGACGATTCCATGCTCATCACGCATCGCGCAGTACTGGACTGCAGACCAATATCTGCAAGCTGGAAGGTGGTAATGTTGTTGGCGAGAATCTGCGACTCGAACATCGTGCGCCCACCACTTACCTCAGCCAGACCCGCCGTCAGCTGCGATCTGGCCACGTACATCTGGTACATCGGCACGGCAATGGCCGCAAGCACCGCGATAGTCGCGACAACTATCATCATTTCAATCAACGTAAAACCACGCTTCCCACGCATGGCAACTCCCCTTCAACTCCGGTCATTACCCGAAATGGGCAACAAAAAAAGGGGGCGAAACCGCCCCCTTTCTTCAGACGGCTGCAGGGCAGCTATCAGCAGCCGGCCGGCTTGTAGGTGGCCAGATCCGCGTGTGCAGAGCAATTCCACGCGCCCGAGCCATTGCGGGTCAGCGTGATGGTCTTGCCCGCAACCTTCGGATTGCCCTTCAGGGTGCAGGTAATCGTCTGACCCGAGGCGGCGTTCCAGGCGCCAGTGGCAGCGATGGCGCAACGCGGGGTGCTGGTATTCAGACCGAGGTCAGCCGGAGCGGCCGAGCCAGTCTTGGTACCCGACTGGATACCTTCTTCGAAGGCGGTGACGCCGCCACGGATGTCGGCAAGGCCGGCAGTAACCTGCGACTTGGCAACATAGTTCTGGTAAGCAGGCAGCGCGATGGCGGCCAGAATGGCGATGATCGCAACAACGATCATCAGTTCGATAAGGGTGAAGCCCTTCTGGTTCTTCATTGGTACATCCCCAAGATAGTGGTGGTTGATTTCAGCGCCCAGGATCGAGCCAGCCTGCTAGCTGGTTGAGCGGGTCCTGCGCCCTGCGGGTGGATCAACGCAGGTTGCGTGCCAACTCTGGCACACCCCCCCCTGGATTTCCCCGGGCTCATGATGGCATCAATTTCGCGGATGGGAACCCCCCGGATGCGAATCTGCGACGGACGCGGCAATGTGACGCAGTGCGTCACCTTTGGTCGACCCCCGGCACGAAAGTGCATCGCAGGCCGTTCCCGAACTGCCCAGATGACCATGAACCCGCTACCATCAACAGCTAGACGCCCGCCCGGGGATGGCGGGTCTTGGGGAGCCAACATGTCTGTCAGTCGCAGTGCGATCAAGAAGGTACCCGTGGCACGCAGTACCACGGAGTTGCAACCGTTTGTCTGGGAGGGGACCGACAAGCGGGGCGTGAAGATGAAGGGCGAACAGGCCGCCAAGAACGCGAATCTGCTGCGGGCCGAACTGCGACGCCAAGGAATCAATCCTGGCACAGTGAAGCCTAAGCCAAAGCCCCTGTTTGGGGCAGCTGGCAGCAAGATTTCGGCGAAGGACATCGCGTTCTTCAGCCGCCAGATGGCGACAATGATGAAATCCGGCGTGCCCATTGTCGGCGCCCTGGACATCATCGCGAGCGGGCACAAGAACCCGCGCATGAAAAAGATGGTTGACTCCGTGCGTACCGACATCGAGGGCGGGTCCTCCTTGTATGAGGCTGTCAGCAAGCATCCGGTGCAGTTCGACGAGCTCTACCGCAACTTGGTGCGTGCAGGCGAGGGGGCGGGTGTACTTGAAACGGTGCTGGACACCGTCGCCACCTACAAAGAGAACATCGAATCCCTGAAAGGCAAGATTCGCAAAGCGCTCTTTTATCCCGTCATGGTCATGGCGGTAGCGCTCTTGGTCAGCAGCATTTTGCTCGTTTGGGTTGTTCCGCAATTCGAAGATGTGTTCAAGGGCTTCGGCGCCGAACTACCTGCCTTCACTCAGATGATTGTCAACCTATCCAGATTCATGGTGTCCTGGTGGTGGTTGATACTGATCGTTTTGGTAGGCGGCATTGTTGGGTTGATCGCCTCCTACAAGCGTTCTCCGAAGATGCAGCACTGCATGGATCGCCTGGTCCTGAGGGTGCCAGTCATCGGCCAGATCATGCACAACAGTGCCATTGCGCGCTTCGCCCGCACAACTGCAGTGACCTTCAAGGCAGGTGTGCCGCTTGTGGAAGCATTAGGCATCGTCGCTGGCGCCACGGGCAATACCGTTTACGAGGACGCCGTACTACGCATGCGGGACGACGTTTCGGTCGGCTATCCGGTCAACGTGTCCATGAAGCAGACCAACCTGTTCCCGCACATGGTCATCCAGATGACTGGCATCGGCGAAGAGGCCGGCGCGCTGGACGCCATGCTGTTCAAGGTGGCCGAGTACTATGAGCAGGAGGTCAACAATGCCGTTGATGCCCTGAGCAGCCTGCTGGAACCGATGATCATGGTATTCATTGGTACCATCGTCGGCGGCATGGTCATCGGCATGTACCTGCCGATCTTCAAGCTCGCTTCCGTCGTCGGATAACACATACATGGCTTTTCTCGACCAGCATCCCGGCCTCGGCTACCCCGCCGCGGCCGCCCTGGGACTGCTGCTGGGCAGTTTCCTCAACGTTGTCATCCTGCGGCTGCCCAAGCGGCTGGAGTGGCAGTGGAAGCGCGATGCGCGCGAAGTCCTGGAGGAGCCGGACTTCTATGAACCACCCCCTCCGGGGATCGTGGTCGAGCCGTCACACTGCCCGCACTGCAAGCACAAGCTGAGCTGGTACGAGAACATCCCCCTGTTCAGCTGGATCATCCAGGGCGGCAAGTGCCGGCACTGCAAGGCGCCGATCTCGCTGCAGTACCCGCTGGTGGAGGCGCTGACCTCGGTGCTGGTGCTGGCCTGCGTCTGGCAGTTCGGCTTCGGCTGGCAGGGCTTCGGCGCCATCGTGCTGACCTGTTTCCTGATCGCTCTGTCCGGTATTGACCTGCGCACGCAGCTGTTACCCGACCAGTTGACCCTGCCGCTGATGTGGCTGGGGCTGATAGGCAGCATTGACAACCTGTACATGCCGGCCAAGCCCGCTCTGGTGGGTGCGGCGGTGGGTTACCTGTCGCTGTGGACGGTGTGGTGGCTGTTCAAGCAGCTGACCGGCAAGGAAGGCATGGGCCATGGCGATTTCAAGCTGCTGGCCGCACTGGGCGCCTGGTGCGGGTTGAAGGGCATCCTGCCGATCATCCTGCTGTCGTCGGTGCTGGGCGCCATCATCGGCTCGATCTGGCTGTACAGCCGGGGCCGTGACCGTGCCACACCGATCCCGTTCGGCCCCTACCTGGCCATCGCCGGCTGGTTGTACTTCATGTGGGGCGCTCCCGTGGTGGAGCAGTACCTGCTGATGAGCGGGCTGCGCTGAGGGGAGTCCCCATGAGCCGCTATGTGGTGGGCCTGACCGGCGGCATCGCCTCCGGCAAGAGTGAAGTGACCCGGCGCTTCGAGGCGCTGGGGATCGTGGTGGCCGACGCCGATCTGGCCGCACGGGCCGTGGTCGCCGCCGGCAGCCCAGCCTTGGCCCGCATCGCCGAGCGTTTCGGCGCCGACATGCTGCTGGCCGATGGCGGCCTGGACCGGGCCCGGCTGCGCGCCCACGTGTTTGCCGACCCGGCCGAGCGGACGGCGTTGGAGGCCATCACCCACCCGGCCATCCGCCTGCTGATGCAGCAGCAGTGCGAGCAAGCTGAGAGCCCCTATGCGATTGCCGCGATTCC contains:
- a CDS encoding pilin, with product MRGKRGFTLIEMMIVVATIAVLAAIAVPMYQMYVARSQLTAGLAEVSGGRTMFESQILANNITTFQLADIGLQSSTARCVMSMESSETGSIQCRLKGNPLVNGKTVQIARNMSGNWQCKVDANIPAYLWPRDCN
- a CDS encoding pilin translates to MKNQKGFTLIELMIVVAIIAILAAIALPAYQNYVAKSQVTAGLADIRGGVTAFEEGIQSGTKTGSAAPADLGLNTSTPRCAIAATGAWNAASGQTITCTLKGNPKVAGKTITLTRNGSGAWNCSAHADLATYKPAGC
- a CDS encoding type II secretion system F family protein, encoding MSVSRSAIKKVPVARSTTELQPFVWEGTDKRGVKMKGEQAAKNANLLRAELRRQGINPGTVKPKPKPLFGAAGSKISAKDIAFFSRQMATMMKSGVPIVGALDIIASGHKNPRMKKMVDSVRTDIEGGSSLYEAVSKHPVQFDELYRNLVRAGEGAGVLETVLDTVATYKENIESLKGKIRKALFYPVMVMAVALLVSSILLVWVVPQFEDVFKGFGAELPAFTQMIVNLSRFMVSWWWLILIVLVGGIVGLIASYKRSPKMQHCMDRLVLRVPVIGQIMHNSAIARFARTTAVTFKAGVPLVEALGIVAGATGNTVYEDAVLRMRDDVSVGYPVNVSMKQTNLFPHMVIQMTGIGEEAGALDAMLFKVAEYYEQEVNNAVDALSSLLEPMIMVFIGTIVGGMVIGMYLPIFKLASVVG
- a CDS encoding prepilin peptidase, which translates into the protein MAFLDQHPGLGYPAAAALGLLLGSFLNVVILRLPKRLEWQWKRDAREVLEEPDFYEPPPPGIVVEPSHCPHCKHKLSWYENIPLFSWIIQGGKCRHCKAPISLQYPLVEALTSVLVLACVWQFGFGWQGFGAIVLTCFLIALSGIDLRTQLLPDQLTLPLMWLGLIGSIDNLYMPAKPALVGAAVGYLSLWTVWWLFKQLTGKEGMGHGDFKLLAALGAWCGLKGILPIILLSSVLGAIIGSIWLYSRGRDRATPIPFGPYLAIAGWLYFMWGAPVVEQYLLMSGLR
- the coaE gene encoding dephospho-CoA kinase (Dephospho-CoA kinase (CoaE) performs the final step in coenzyme A biosynthesis.), whose translation is MSRYVVGLTGGIASGKSEVTRRFEALGIVVADADLAARAVVAAGSPALARIAERFGADMLLADGGLDRARLRAHVFADPAERTALEAITHPAIRLLMQQQCEQAESPYAIAAIPLLTEVGGRKAYPWLDRVLLVDAPEAVQHARLMQRDGIDAALADRMIAAQASRAQRLALADDVVVNDGQPEDLQVQVEQLHARYLGLAGG